A region from the Ciconia boyciana chromosome 1, ASM3463844v1, whole genome shotgun sequence genome encodes:
- the ATP6V1E1 gene encoding V-type proton ATPase subunit E 1 — translation MALSDADVQKQIKHMMAFIEQEANEKAEEIDAKAEEEFNIEKGRLVQTQRLKIMEYYEKKEKQIEQQKKIRMSNLMNQARLKVLKARDDLIADLLNEAKQRLAKVVKDTARYQTLLDGLVLQGFYQLLEPRIVVRCRKQDLPMVKTAVQKSIPIYKNATKRDVDVHIDQDNFLPEEIAGGVEIYNSDGKIKVSNTLESRLDLVAQQMMPEIRVALFGANANRKFLD, via the exons ATGGCGCTCAGCGATGCCGACGTCCAGAAGCAG ATCAAGCATATGATGGCTTTCATTGAGCAGGAAGCCAAtgaaaaggctgaagaaataGATGCAAAg GCAGAAGAAGAATTCAACATTGAGAAGGGTCGCCTTGTTCAGACACAGAGGCTGAAAATCATGGAGTATTATgaaaagaaggagaaacaaattgaacagcaaaagaaaat TCGGATGTCCAACCTGATGAATCAGGCAAGACTGAAGGTCCTCAAGGCAAGGGATGACCTTATTGCA GATTTGCTGAATGAGGCCAAGCAGAGACTTGCCAAGGTGGTGAAGGATACTGCCAGGTACCAGACACTGCTGGACGGACTAGTTCTacag GGATTCTACCAGCTGCTTGAGCCCAGAATAGTTGTTCGATGCAGGAAACAGGATCTCCCTATGGTTAAG ACTGCTGTACAGAAGAGCATTCCAATCTacaaaaatgccacaaaaagGGATGTGGATGTTCACATTGACCAAGACAACTTCCTGCCAGAGGAAAT tGCTGGAGGTGTTGAAATCTATAACAGTGATGGTAAAATTAAGGTTTCCAATACCCTGGAAAGTCGGCTGGACCTTGTAGCCCAGCAG ATGATGCCAGAAATCAGAGTGGCTCTCTTCGGTGCTAATGCCAACAGGAAGTTTTTGGACTAA